CAACATGCACTGCGGCACGAAAGGATAACGTTTTGCCAGAAAAACGATCTCTGAAAATTTACACAGCCATACTCGCATGTCTCCTGGTTGCAGGATATGCAATGGCACAAGATCTACCGTCCGCTTCTTCAAGCGATAACGGAATAGCGAACGCGATTCACATGGTCGGCCTGCCCGATGTGAAGCCAGGTATCAAGGGCGTCCTAAAGATGACGCCGGAAGCTTTAGAATTTACAACAGCCGAGGTACACGCCCTCATCGCTTATAACCGAATCACATCTGTCTCGATGGGAGAAGAGCGCACCACCGGTTGGGGAACCACAGGTAAAGTAGTTCGTAAGATTCCGATCTATGGCGTCGGATCGATGGCTGGCCTTGCCTCACAGAAGAAAGTGGACCTGCTCACCATCGAGTTCCGTGATCCTCATGCGGCTTATCACGGCGCGGTCTTTATGTTACCCACAAAGACCGCAGCGGAGCTCCAACAGAAGATCTCCCTTCTACTGAAATCATCGACGCCTTTTCCTGCTCCCTCGTGTACCGATGGTCCCAAGACAGAGAACTCGATTCGAGTGGTTCCCATCGGAGTCGACGGAACGCCCCTGCCTGACGAGTACCGCGTGATGATGTACGAGCACCTCTTCAGTGTGTTGAAAGTGTCCAATCCCAATCAAACCTATTTCAGAGAGGGTGACATAGCAGCTGGCGCTGGTTGCACTACACTTACGCTTCACATTGCGGTCATCGGCTTCAACAAGGGAAACCAGACGCTGCGCACTTCGACTGGCCCCTTGGGTCATTTTGTCGGAACAACCTCCGTTACCTTCAACGTCAAACTGGACGATGCCAATGGCAAAACCCTTCTGAACAATAAAGTGAAGAAAAGTATCCGTGGCGATTCAGACAGTCTCAGCGTGACGAAAGATATCGCGAAGAATCTTTCCAAGCGAATCAACAAGGCGATGGAGAAAAGCAACGCCGAGACTAAGTCCTAAACTTTTGTAATGAGTTCCAGCCCGATGGATTCCAATCCATCGGGCTTATTCGCGACTTAATGCGAGACGGATCTGCCACGGTGAGGAAAACGGAGCACCAGCGCGGTGCAAGCAAGAGTGAGACCTAAGATCAGCGGCTCATACGCCGGAAACATGATGCTGATCATTGGTCCCCGAGTCATCAGGAGATCTTCCAGGCGTCTTACACAGCCTTCAAAGAAAGCCGCTGCGTCCGGAAGAGTAACGCCGTCCAGGCCGTGAAAATCATAGAAGGCAGTGGCTTCTCCAAGCTGTGCGAGTTCTAGTGATCGAATCATGATGATGCAGAGGAACAGCATAGCTCCAAGCTCCTACAGCTATAGACGCTATGTTGCTTGAGCAGATGCGTGACTCGACATTTCTCAACAGAGAATGAGAGCCTCGTTCAAATCCAACTCTCTCATGCGGCGTTGCATATTCTGCCTGCAACGCCGTAGGCGTAGACTGTTGAGATCGCTTCTCCACTACGGGATGACAAAATTACGGTAATGATTTTTTACCAGGTATGGATGTCCTGGATCGAAGGGGCGCCGGTTTTGCCTTCGATGACATTGGTCTTCAGGACCACTTCAATGTTCTGATTGCCGAGATTTTTTCCGACGCGATCCGAGAGCATATGGAGATACTGGGGTGTCGTAACAAACTGCGTCGCCGCTTCCGTGCCGTTGCGTCCGAGTCCTCCGAGAACGAGCACGATGCTTCCCGTGGTCGGATCCCGGAAGCGAGCGACGAGCGCATAGTCATCTCCGCTGGAGTAAGGCAGAGACGCATCGCGTGCCCAGCGAACACTCGGTCTCTGGCTGTCCACAATGGAAGCCTTACTCTCCGGAGCAAAGTGGAAGCGTAAAGGAGCTACCAGCCTCAGAGACCAGTCGTTGTTGTACGCCCCCACCATAATGACGGAGCGATCGCGAAGGTCCGTGAGAGGAGTTGAAGCCGAGGCCTGCAGGGCATACTTGGCCCCGCCATGCTCCAGAAGTGCGCTGAGACGAGCGAGGGAAAAGACAACCGGCATGGAGATGAACGGATATTCCACGCCTTTGCCCGCAGTCATAACGCCGGAGTAGTTGTTAGGCGAGAACACGGACCCCCCGGAGCAGATCAGGACTCCAGCCGGATCGTGCACCAGAGGAGACCAGAATTGAGTGAGGACGCGATCCTGCGATGTGGCCCGATAGCGCATAACTGCGGCAATCGACAGGATCACAGAAAGGACGATCAGGGAGAGGGCAGCGATCTTCCAGGAAGGCCTGCCCGGCGCCGGCTGGACATGTGGGACGGGATGAGAGGTTGACTCCAGCCACGAGGCACTTGCGAAGGTGGCGGCTTCGGCAGGCGGCATGACTACCGTCTCGATGGCGGAGGAATCGGCGTGCTCGTCTTCCGGGACCACGCGCATGAACTCCGGCACATAGGAACCTGCGGGAAGAGAGATCTGCAGGACCGATTCCGGATGGTCCTCGTGGTAATACATAGCGAGACGCTTGCGGACCTCGCCCGCAGTGTAGCGGACGACCGTATCGGTACTGGTATCGTAATCCGCTGGGCGCTGAAAGACCTCCATGCCGAGGGTGCGCTCTTTAAGCTGATCCGACTTCCCTGCAAGTCGGCTTTCCACGACATACCGGAGAAGGGCCGGATACCGTTTGCTGTTGCTGAAGTGCGAACTGGCAAGAATGGTCTGAAGCTCAGCAAGAACGGTGTTTCGATCCGCTTCCGACCTGGGTTTCCATATCTCCAAATTGATTCTCTGCGTACTCATGATCGTGGATGTGATGATACTCGTGTTAAACCGGGGTTTGTCACAAGGTTGAACTTCCGGGGAAATCTGAAGAAATTGTTCCAAACGTGCCAGCAAGGCGCAAGGCAATAAAGAATTTAGCTTCATACTCTGTCATGGACGGACATCCTCGTCAACGCTCTTTCGGGCTGTACGGAAGGGGACACTGCCAAGACAACCTGAAGACAAGTTTCCGGCAACAGTTCGGTATTCTCTTCCAATGAAGTTACCCCGGAGGCCTGTCCTCACCACGGCACGGGAGAGAGCCAGCTCGATCCTTGATTCACACCCGAGCCTCTATAATCCCGACCTTGCACCAACCACGCCTTCCGCAAGGACCTGGAGCACGTACAACTACGTGGCGCTGTGGTTTTCTATGTCGATGGAGGTCACAACCTTCATGCTCGCGTCTTCGCTGATTGCGGGCGGCATGAACTGGAAGCAGGCAGTTTTTACAATTCTACTGGGGAACCTCATCGTCCTGATTCCAATGGTGCTGAACGCGCATGCGGGAGCGAAGTACGGCATTCCCTTCCCTGTTTTTGTTCGATCCAGTTTCGGAACGCGAGGCGCGAATATCCCTGCGATGCTGCGCGCGCTGGTAGCGTGTGGGTGGTTTGGGATCCAGTCCTGGATTGGCGGCCAATCCATTGCGGCGATCATCAACGTGATCTGGCCCAGTACGCTGGCGAACCCTTCGCTGATCTGGATCTGCTTCTTCGGCTTCTGGCTGTTGAACATGCTGGTGATCTGGCGCGGGCTTGAGTCGATTCGTTTTCTGCAGGGCTACTCCGCTCCCTTCCTGCTGGTGATGTCGCTGGTCCTGCTGATGTTCATGACGCACAAGGCTGGCGGTTTTGGCCCGATACTGCATGCGCCCAGCCGCTTCTCTTCCAACGCTGCATTTCTGCACTTCTTCTTCATCGCGTTGACCGGCATGGTAGGAAACTGGGCTACACTGTCGCTGAACATCCCCGACTTCACGCGGTTCGCCAAATCGCAGGACTCGCAGATCTTCGGACAGGCCTTCGGTCTGCCGGTAGCGATGACTCTATATAGCTTTATCGGGATTGGGTGTACGTCCGCCTCAACCGTGGTCTTTGGCGAGCCGATCTGGAATCCGATTACGATGCTGGGCCGCTTCCATCAACCGGTGCTGGCGTTCGTTGCGCTGATCAGCATTTTGATTGCAACGCTGAACGTAAATATCGGCGCGAATGTGGTCGGGGCTTCCAATGATTTTTCGAACCTTGCGCCCCGTCTCATCAGCTTTCGCATGGGCGGATTGATCACCGGTGTCCTCGGTCTGGCAATGCAGCCTTGGAAGTTGATGGCAAGCCATACGAACTACATCGGTTGGCTGGTGGGCTACTCCGGACTGCTCGGGCCTGTTGCCGGCATCATGGTCGCAGACTATTTCTTTATACGCAAGACCAACCTGGACCTTCAGTCTCTCTATCATCGCCACGGACCGTATGAGTATACGCAGGGCTTCAATCCACGAGCTGTTATTGCTCTGGTTGTGGGAGTATTCGCTGCTCTGATCGGTCTGGCCATTCCAGCGTTACGCCCACTCTTTGATTACGCCTGGTTTGTCGGTTTCTTTTTATCCAGCCTTCTTTATGTGTTTCTGATGCGGATGGGTGAGGCTCGCCTTATAAAAAAAATCCCAGCGGTCTAAGGAATCTAAGCCGTATCGCCGGGATGAAGCTGAGATGCAAGCAGCACGCGTTGTCGCTTCTGTTCCGGCTTCTCAATCGAATCGATTAATATCTCGGCCGCCACTTCTCCCATCTCGAACGTTGGAATGTGGAAAGCGGTGGGTCTAGGTCGGAGCAAGGACATTAATCCGGCGTTCCCACGACCGAGCACCGCGACATCCTCCGGAATCTTCTTTCCCCGTATCTCGACATAGTCGTACAGATGCATGAGCAATTGATCGTCCGCACAGAAGATTGCCGTGGGCGCGGTCCGCTTGTTGGCGAACCATCGGTCGAGAATAGTGAAAGCTGTGACCTCGTCATACTCCGAACAGCCGATGCGCTCTGTCGGCAGTTCCAACCCATGCGCGGTCATAGCACGACGGATACCTTGAAGCAGATGAATATGCGTCGGCAGCTTTCCTGAACCGCTAAGGAAAGCAATGCGCCGATGCTTCCCCTGTACAAGGTAGTTCACCGCAGCTTCGCCGATGGCTGGATCGTCGACACCGACATAGTTCACCGGCGCGTGGCCATAGTAGGAGTTGATCATGGCAAACTTGATCTTCGCAGCATCGAGTTCCTGGATCGTCTCAGCAATGTTGCGCACCGAACAGAAGCGGGTATTGACGAAAATCAACCCATCCGTGAAGCGGCTCTCCAAAATCTGATCGCGAGTCGAGCGTCCTGGCTTTCCCGACGGGGAGTACAGAAGCAGGTTGTACCCGCGACGCATTAAGGTAGTTTGAATCCCGCTAAGCATCTGGGCAATAAAGTGGTTGAAGAAGATCGGGTCCCGTAATGGAACCATCAATCCCAACAACCGTGTCCGTCGCTCCGCCAGAGCCTTCGCTAATTCATTGGGGACGTAGTTGAGTTCCTCTGCGATCTTTCGGATCTCGTTGCGCTTGGCCTCACTGACCCGCTTCGTGTCCCGGTTATTGAGTGCGATCGATACCGCGGCGATTGAAACTCCAGCGCGTTTCGCGATATCAGCAAGTTTTGGTGCCGCCATGCAGAACAAACCTCTTGGGGACGTACTCTCACCACCTCAGACGTCCCTGGAGATTCGAAAGTTCCTTATGCTGTCGTCTTTTCCATATTGGTACAGACAGAATTTGGTTCCGCAGCAAACGCAACTATGAAGAAGGTGGCTTCCCTTCGATAAGAAAATATCCATTTCGTCCAGCTTCTTTCGCCTGATAGAGCGCGCGATCCGCCTGTTCGAGAAGCAGAACCTGATCCAACGGAAAGCCGCGAGACCAGCAAGCCACACCGACGCTGACCGTCACGACTCCGCCCGGATTCGCTTCGTGAGGGATACCCAGATCGGCTACGGCTTGCAGAATATTGCGTGCGATCACTTCAGCCCCGGCGGGGTCGGTCATCGGCACTAGAACGACAAACTCTTCTCCTCCAAAACGCGCCACGAGATCGCTATCACGGCGGAGAAGCTGCTTGAGCGTCTCCGCAATCTTCTTAAGGCACGCGTCCCCTGGCAAGTGGCCATAGAGATCGTTGTACTGCTTGAAGTAATCCACATCCACCAGCATCACGGCGAGAGCGCTGGAAGAACGCGTCTGGCGAAGCGCCTCGAGATGAAAAGTTCGATTGAAAGAACGGCGGTTCGCTATCCCTGTGAGTTCATCCAGGGAGGCTTCCTCGGCTAACTGGAGATAATGAGAGGCAAGAAGCTCTTCCCGTTCCTTCTGCTCCGTAATGTCACGGACGGTAGCCACGTAGCCCGCAGTCCGCTGAGAACCAGGATCCACGTACCCTGTCACGATCGCCTCCACCCAGCAATAGCCGCCGTCCTTTTGCAGGGCACGATAGCGAAAGACTTGTGAGAGCTCTCCATTCTTCAGGCCCTCAATTACACGCATTGCCCGTGGATGATCGTCCACATGGACCATCTCCAGTCCCCTTAGGGCAAGGTACTCTGCGGGGGAAAAGCCTGTAACCTTTTGTACGGCCGGGGAGACAAAGCGACGAGACTCATCGAACGGGGCGAGCAGGATCATCTCCGGCGAGCGGTCGAGCAGCAAGTGATAGATCGCCTGATTTTCACGCGCTCGTTGCGCAGCCAACTGGATCAGGACTTCGTCGCGCTTGCGTTCGCTGATATCTACAAAAGTGGCGAGGGCCCAACCCGTTTCGGGAAGGATCACGCCACTATTCAGAATCGTTTTTAGCGTGCCATCTTTACAGAGGATTCGGATCTCTATGGGGTCAATGTTCGCTTCAAGCGCGCCAGGCAAAACAAAGGATGCGCCCCATTTCTCTTCTACTAGCGCCCGATCTTCTAAAAACGGATAAGTCTTCTCAATCCACTCGGAAATATTGGCGAAGTCTCCGACCTCATAGCCAAAGGTCTCGGTGAACTTCCGGTTCATGAAGATAATTTTCTGGTCGGCGAGTGTCGCCCATGAGATCGCAACAGGCATCGCGCTCAAAGCCATTTCAAGCGCACGGCCATCCTGCCTGGCCTTCTGCATGAGCACTCCAGCACCACTCGGGTGAGTACTGCCATACTACGCGCCAAGGGAGCAACCAAGCCGGATTCTCATCCCTCCACTGTAAGGAAGTGTTTATAAGGCCAACTCAGCGTTTTTTGGGTTCCTTTTTCTCTTCCAGAAGCGCGTTAAACTCCGCGCGGGGCATCTTGAGCTTTTCAGGATGCGCGTCGATCCAGGCGGCAAGTGCGTCATACTTCCGTGGTGTCCAGCCGCCTTCGAACTCTCCACCGTTCTTTCCGGATTTGTTGAGTTCGAAGTTGAAGGCATCCTCCAGGCTGGTAAACTCCGCGGACGAAATCGCCTGCTCCGCGAGAATCGCTGGAATGAAGACAACACCATCTGTCTTTGCGAGGACGAGATCTCCTGGAAGCACGATGGCGCGGCCGATACGAATCGGCGCATTGATCGATGTGAGGATCATATCGGCCCAGGCTGAGGGATCGTATCCACGATAAAGACCGTTGAAGTTTTCAATCTCGCGGTTCTCCTCTGCATCGCGAATGCCGGCATCGAAGACGAAACCCGTATGCGTATGCGCGGCAATCCCGCTGCCCAGATTCGAGCCGATCAATGTACCTTCGACAATCTTGCCGAAGCCATCGGCGACATAAACATCGCCAAGCTGAAGTTCCGCGATGGGCCAGCTGTTGTTGTAGCTGGAGCGATGCTCTGCCTTGCCTTCGGCAGCGATGGCTTTGGCCATGTCCGGTCGCAGCGGCATGTACTGGGCGGTGAGGGCGCGACCGGCGAAGGCCTTCTCCGGATGGAGAGCCTTCCATCCACTCTCGAACTGGCTCCGATAGCCCTCGCCTTGCAGGAAGTCCCAGACATCCTCGATCGAGACATCGAGAGCACGCTTGAGCAGATCGTCGGGAATCTTCGGACGCCCATCCGGAAATCGCTCTCCCTTCCAGTCGGCGGTGTAGAACGTCATCTGCTCCCTGGTCATTTTGACCTGCGAGACAGCGGGGATGACGCTCGTCACGATGCAGAGAAGCAGGCCAGCCCAAATAGTCTTCTTCATAAAATTCTCCGTGATCTCCCTGTGCAGGCGCCGGCTCAGGTTATCTTGCCAGAGTCTGGATGGGTTCGCGTCTCCGGATGCCTTCGCCGACCGGCCCTGTGTGGCCGAGCTTTCCGTTGAGCCAGAGTGTCATCTGTGACTCCCAATCTGGCACGTCGGGAACTTTGTACCAACCGCCGGTTGCATGCATGCCGTTCGGAATACGAATAATCTGACTGCTGACGCCCTCTTTTTTCAGGGCTGCGTCCAGATTGGTGGCTTCGGAGTAAGGAATGTACTCATCCTTATCTCCGAGGATCTGAAGGAACGGCGGAGCATTCTTCGAAACATACGTAATGGGCGACGCTTCTTTGAGAGCCGTTTCTTCGCCCTTCGCCTGAATAAGAAGATCAAGTAGGGCATGAGTGTTTGGGTTAAGGGGCACGGTAGCGAAGCTGCTCTGCGCAAAGAGAGTGACGACCGCCTGCACCTTGGCACTCTCGCGATCAACAGGATCCAGCGCGGAAGAATTCCCCGGTGCGTTGAGCAGACCAACCATGTTGCTGAGGAACCCTCCGGCAGAACCTCCAACAAGAGCGATTTTGCCGGGATCTGCATCCCAACGCTTCGCGTTGTGACGAATATAGCGGACGGCCCGCTCGACATCTTCCACCATATCGGGATAGGGATACTTCGGTGCCAGCCGATAGTTTATGGAGAAGACAACGTAGCCTGCAGGCGCCAGAAAGTCCGCGCAGTACGCCTCGCTGCCGTTTTTACTAGTGCCCCCAACGTAGCCTCCGCCATGAATGATGATGGCAATCGGATGCGGTCCTGCTCCCTTTGGAGCGTAATAATCCATCGTGAGAACCTGTCCTCCAGCGGCGCCATAGGGGATATCGTCTTCCGTTGGAGTTCGCTTTTCCTCGGCGATCGCATAAGAGGCAGCGAGAAGAAGGAGCACTCCAAAGTGGATGAACGAAAAATGACGTGAAGCCTTCATGATGCAGCTCCTTGCTCTGAAAATTGTTTTTAGTAAGCGGCCAGACGAACACGAAGCAGCTGCGGAACGTCGGTAAAGTTTAGACCATAGTCGGTCTGATCGCCGTTCCAAAGACGTGTTCGCTGCCACTCGCCGTGAACATAGGAGCCCTCTTCGACTGTGATCCACATGCGCTGTTTTGCAGCTGCGTTTGTGAGCGCAGAAAAATCGATGCGGCAATGTGCCCCAGTCACCAGAAACTCATCCGGACCAAGTTCCACCAGCAGCGCCTCACCCTGCAGCTTTGGATTGCCTGGAGCCGGTTTATCCGACCAGAAGGTTGGCAAGCCAAAGGACACCGTCGCCTTCCAGTGAGGAACCACACTCTTGAGAGTAGAGAACAGAACATCCTCCGCATGCTTCTCAGGCGCCTCCGCGACCCCGCGTACCTGGTCGTTGCGTATCCACGCGGCGAGTTCCCTCGTGATGGACGCGACCGCAGTGTAATTAAGAACATAGGGCTGGAGTGCTTCGTCGTCAATGCGTGCCGCGCCCAGCGGATAGTTAACGTAGCCCGTCGCGTCCATACCGAAGGGCGACCAGCCGAACGCACCCTTGCCCAGTGCCGCGAAAAAGTAATGCGCATATACGGCGCTGTTCCCTGTTTCCGGAATAAAGAAGGCGTTCCAGGGCAGAGCATACTGCTGCAGCACTGCCATGTACTTGTCATACTCGGGCAGATAGATGTCTGGTGCAAGACCGTCCAAAGCCGGCGCAACGGCATGCCAGAGAGGCAGAACATCGAAAGTCGGACCGCCACTTTCAAAAGAAAGCGGACCTCCCGGATGGATCGGGTCGCGCAGCGCTGCATTTACATACATCGGCAAAGGGTAGATAGCCTTACCAGCCATAGCGATCTGCTGAATGTGCCGCGCGATGGCCCAGGCGGAGAAGAACTCATCCGCATCCGTGCCAAAGACTTCACTCCAATTGCCGTGAGCCTGCGCCTTCCCCATCGCTTCAAGGACGTTGCGTGGAACAGGTTGCGAAAAGATGCGGTTCGCAGCGGGCGAATGGTCTCGCATGGCTCCCCATAGGCCTGCTTCGTTTTCAACCTGCACCATCAGCACGGTGTGCTCTGTGTCCGAGGTCTTCAGGTGCTGCATTAAAGCGATGAAGGCCTTGCGGTCGGACGTCAGGGTCGCCTCGGCAAAGGGCGAGAGGGAAAAGAGAGCCGTGCCATCCTCTTTGCGTGCCAGAGGAAACCGCGTTCCATCGCGCTTGACCCACTCCGGCGTATAGCCGGGGCTGCCGTTCTTCCAAGTACCGAACCAGAGCAGGACAAGATGTTTTTGGTGAATGCGCGCCTGCGTCAGCAGCATATCGACCGGCGCAAAGTCGAAGGTTCCCTCTTTCGGCTCGAAGGTTTCCCAGTAGATAGGTGCCTCCACTGTGTTAACGCCGAGTTTGTCCATCGTGGACCAGACCGCTGGCATCGTCGCAGGCCAGGCGGAAGAGTTGTTCATCTGCGCGCCGAGCATGAGGAAAGGCGCGCCATCCACGATGAGCGCCGGATGAGCACCGCTGCGGTCGATGCGAGGTAGGCTATCCGAAGCTCCGGTTTGGGCTGGCGACGAAAGAGAAAAGAAAAGCGCGAGCGCTGGAAGCACAAAACAAAATTTCAAGAGGTTGGCCTGTTCGCAAACGTTCCTGGCAGACCAGCGGATCGTGCGCCAGCCTACCAGGTATGTGTAGCGATGATAGACGTGGAGACCGGCTTGAAGTCGATGATCTTAATGCGAAGTACGATCTGGAAGTTATGCCGTTGCCAGTCCTTGCC
This genomic stretch from Terriglobus saanensis SP1PR4 harbors:
- a CDS encoding diguanylate cyclase domain-containing protein; amino-acid sequence: MQKARQDGRALEMALSAMPVAISWATLADQKIIFMNRKFTETFGYEVGDFANISEWIEKTYPFLEDRALVEEKWGASFVLPGALEANIDPIEIRILCKDGTLKTILNSGVILPETGWALATFVDISERKRDEVLIQLAAQRARENQAIYHLLLDRSPEMILLAPFDESRRFVSPAVQKVTGFSPAEYLALRGLEMVHVDDHPRAMRVIEGLKNGELSQVFRYRALQKDGGYCWVEAIVTGYVDPGSQRTAGYVATVRDITEQKEREELLASHYLQLAEEASLDELTGIANRRSFNRTFHLEALRQTRSSSALAVMLVDVDYFKQYNDLYGHLPGDACLKKIAETLKQLLRRDSDLVARFGGEEFVVLVPMTDPAGAEVIARNILQAVADLGIPHEANPGGVVTVSVGVACWSRGFPLDQVLLLEQADRALYQAKEAGRNGYFLIEGKPPSS
- a CDS encoding LacI family DNA-binding transcriptional regulator, translating into MAAPKLADIAKRAGVSIAAVSIALNNRDTKRVSEAKRNEIRKIAEELNYVPNELAKALAERRTRLLGLMVPLRDPIFFNHFIAQMLSGIQTTLMRRGYNLLLYSPSGKPGRSTRDQILESRFTDGLIFVNTRFCSVRNIAETIQELDAAKIKFAMINSYYGHAPVNYVGVDDPAIGEAAVNYLVQGKHRRIAFLSGSGKLPTHIHLLQGIRRAMTAHGLELPTERIGCSEYDEVTAFTILDRWFANKRTAPTAIFCADDQLLMHLYDYVEIRGKKIPEDVAVLGRGNAGLMSLLRPRPTAFHIPTFEMGEVAAEILIDSIEKPEQKRQRVLLASQLHPGDTA
- a CDS encoding DUF5597 domain-containing protein; amino-acid sequence: MKFCFVLPALALFFSLSSPAQTGASDSLPRIDRSGAHPALIVDGAPFLMLGAQMNNSSAWPATMPAVWSTMDKLGVNTVEAPIYWETFEPKEGTFDFAPVDMLLTQARIHQKHLVLLWFGTWKNGSPGYTPEWVKRDGTRFPLARKEDGTALFSLSPFAEATLTSDRKAFIALMQHLKTSDTEHTVLMVQVENEAGLWGAMRDHSPAANRIFSQPVPRNVLEAMGKAQAHGNWSEVFGTDADEFFSAWAIARHIQQIAMAGKAIYPLPMYVNAALRDPIHPGGPLSFESGGPTFDVLPLWHAVAPALDGLAPDIYLPEYDKYMAVLQQYALPWNAFFIPETGNSAVYAHYFFAALGKGAFGWSPFGMDATGYVNYPLGAARIDDEALQPYVLNYTAVASITRELAAWIRNDQVRGVAEAPEKHAEDVLFSTLKSVVPHWKATVSFGLPTFWSDKPAPGNPKLQGEALLVELGPDEFLVTGAHCRIDFSALTNAAAKQRMWITVEEGSYVHGEWQRTRLWNGDQTDYGLNFTDVPQLLRVRLAAY
- a CDS encoding alpha/beta hydrolase, with the protein product MKASRHFSFIHFGVLLLLAASYAIAEEKRTPTEDDIPYGAAGGQVLTMDYYAPKGAGPHPIAIIIHGGGYVGGTSKNGSEAYCADFLAPAGYVVFSINYRLAPKYPYPDMVEDVERAVRYIRHNAKRWDADPGKIALVGGSAGGFLSNMVGLLNAPGNSSALDPVDRESAKVQAVVTLFAQSSFATVPLNPNTHALLDLLIQAKGEETALKEASPITYVSKNAPPFLQILGDKDEYIPYSEATNLDAALKKEGVSSQIIRIPNGMHATGGWYKVPDVPDWESQMTLWLNGKLGHTGPVGEGIRRREPIQTLAR
- a CDS encoding RraA family protein, producing MKKTIWAGLLLCIVTSVIPAVSQVKMTREQMTFYTADWKGERFPDGRPKIPDDLLKRALDVSIEDVWDFLQGEGYRSQFESGWKALHPEKAFAGRALTAQYMPLRPDMAKAIAAEGKAEHRSSYNNSWPIAELQLGDVYVADGFGKIVEGTLIGSNLGSGIAAHTHTGFVFDAGIRDAEENREIENFNGLYRGYDPSAWADMILTSINAPIRIGRAIVLPGDLVLAKTDGVVFIPAILAEQAISSAEFTSLEDAFNFELNKSGKNGGEFEGGWTPRKYDALAAWIDAHPEKLKMPRAEFNALLEEKKEPKKR
- a CDS encoding NCS1 family nucleobase:cation symporter-1 produces the protein MKLPRRPVLTTARERASSILDSHPSLYNPDLAPTTPSARTWSTYNYVALWFSMSMEVTTFMLASSLIAGGMNWKQAVFTILLGNLIVLIPMVLNAHAGAKYGIPFPVFVRSSFGTRGANIPAMLRALVACGWFGIQSWIGGQSIAAIINVIWPSTLANPSLIWICFFGFWLLNMLVIWRGLESIRFLQGYSAPFLLVMSLVLLMFMTHKAGGFGPILHAPSRFSSNAAFLHFFFIALTGMVGNWATLSLNIPDFTRFAKSQDSQIFGQAFGLPVAMTLYSFIGIGCTSASTVVFGEPIWNPITMLGRFHQPVLAFVALISILIATLNVNIGANVVGASNDFSNLAPRLISFRMGGLITGVLGLAMQPWKLMASHTNYIGWLVGYSGLLGPVAGIMVADYFFIRKTNLDLQSLYHRHGPYEYTQGFNPRAVIALVVGVFAALIGLAIPALRPLFDYAWFVGFFLSSLLYVFLMRMGEARLIKKIPAV